The Bacteroides sp. AN502(2024) DNA segment TCGATAAAGAATATAACGACTTTATTTCTTCCCTCCGAGAAACCCAACCTCGCCCAAAGTCCGATCATTCATTTCAATCATCCCCTCAAAGGGAGATCAAACTTGCGATGTTCGATCCGAATACTGCGGACTCCGCCACTTTCCTGTCACTCGGACTACCGTCCTGGATGGCTAGGAACATTCTGCGTTATCGCAATAAACAAGGCAAATTCCGCCATCCGGAGGATTTCCGAAAGATCTATGGGCTAACGGAAGAACAATACCGGACCCTTTATCCCTATATTCAAATTAGAAAAGATTTCAATTCAAAGGATACGGTACGATTGTTAACCATACCAAGCATACAACGGGACACACTCATGAAATATTCCCCCGGAACAATCATCAGCCTCAACTCCGCAGATACCACCGAACTGAAAAAGATTCCGGGAATCGGAAGCAGCATTGCCCGGATGATTGTGAATTACCGCGAACGGCTGGGAGGCTTTTCCCGGATAGAGCAGTTGCAGGAGATTCATCTAAAGGTAGACAAACTCCGTCCGTGGTTTTCCATTGACACCCATCAAACACGCCGCATCAATTTAAACAAAGCCGGCATGGAACGAATGATGCATCATCCATACATAAACTACTACCAGGCAAAGGCTATCATAGAATATCGGAAAAAGAAAGGACCCTTAAAAAGTCTGAAGCAATTATCTCTTTACGAGGAGTTCACTCCTACTGATCTCGAACGGATCGAGCCCTACATTTGTTATAATTAATAAAAAAAGATGCATTCCTATCACCACAGACAAGAATGCATCACACACAAACAAAACAAACACTCTACTATCATCTTCACAGACTTCCGTAGAGAAGGGACTATAAATGTATGGCTAAAAGACAGAACACTTACAAGGCTCCGCCTTTTCATATATATTTTTATACATTAAACTCTCCAATTAATCTTTTTTAATCATACCATCCACTATATGAACCGTCCGGTCCGTAATTTCGGCAAGCCCTTCGTCATGCGTCACGATGACAAAAGTCTGCCCCAGCCGATCCCTCAAATCAAAAAACAGTTGATGTAAATCTTCTTTATTATGTGTATCCAAACTGCCGGATGGTTCGTCAGCCAGAATAACAGCCGGTTCATTGATCAAAGCCCGTGCTACCGCCACCCGTTGTTTCTCACCTCCCGACAATTCGTTCGGTTTATGAGAAGCCCGGTCAACCAGTCCCATAAAATCCAGAATCTTCACAGCACGTTCGTGTACCTCCTTCGAAGATACCCCGGCGATTAGGGCGGGAATCATCACATTTTCCAATGCCGTGAACTCCGGCAATAGTTGGTGAAACTGGAAAACAAACCCAATATTCTTATTGCGAAAAGCGGATAGTTCTTTCTCTTTCATCCGGCTCACCACGGTTCCGTCAATCGCTACCATACCTGCGTCCGGTTCATCCAAAGTACCCATTATCTGCAATAACGTAGTTTTACCCGCACCACTCGGGCCTACAATACTAACAATCTCTCCTTTGTTGATTTCCAGGTCAATGCCTTTCAACACCTGTAATGAGCCGAAACTCTTCGTAATCCCCTCTAGCTTTATCATCATAGCCTTATAATCGTTTAATGACATATTCAGCCAGATAGCACCCAAACACGGCCGGCATGTAACTGACTGTCCCACATGTCGATTTCTTATTCTGTTCATCCTCCGTCAGCAATACAGCTTTCGGATCGGCTTGTTCCGTACTGAACACCACCGGAAGTTTCCGTTTCATTCCCATCTTCTGCAAACGCTTCCGCACAGCCTTACTCAAACCGCAATGATACGTCTCCCAAAGATCGGCAAAACGAACCTGGGTGATGTCGCTCTTCGCCCCTGCTCCCATACTGGAGACAATCTTTATGTGACGCCTCATCGCTTCATAAATCAGAAAGCATTTCGGACTGATCGTATCAATGGCATCCACAATAAAATCATAAGTACCGGCATCCAGCAGTTCCGGTATATTTTCATCTTTCAGGTAAACAGACAGGACAGTCAGCTCAATCGCCGGATTTATATCTCTATAACGGGCTGCCAACACCTCCGCTTTCGTTCTCCCCAGCGTGGAATGCATGGCCGGCAACTGACGGTTCAGATTGGTAAGCTGCACTGTATCGGCATCTACAATCGTCATCCGTCCGACCCCTGCACGGCAAATCAGCTCGGCGGCATAAGCACCTACTCCACCCAGTCCCACGACCAATACGTGTGCATTCCGAATGCGCTCTATCTTTTCCTCCCCTAATAGGAGTTTCGTTCTCTGTTGCCAATCATTTCTGTCCATTAGTTTTTCTTTAACCATTTATAAAACCATTTACCAACCTTCTCATAATGTTGCGACTCATTATACCCGCGAGGATCGGAGAATGACACAATTTCCTGCGGTTCGCCAAACTGGTCGGGATACAAAATAATCAAACTATTATTAGAGAAATATTTTCCTAATTGTGTCGGCAGACGCTCAAAAGAGGGATCATAAGAGATAGATCCGCGACGGGCAGAGATAACGACCAATAAATGGTCATAATTCACCTGCCCTGTCAACAGCAAGAGATCCTCCCACTCCTCCAATATGGAGAATTCCGTCGGGGTACCTGCATGTCGCTTTTTCACAAGTTGCTGAACACGCATCAACGTACGCTCATTGGCAAAGAAATGCACCCGACAGCCCAAGATACTTCCCATACGGCAGAAGTGTTCCACCCATTTAGAGAACCCCGATTCATATTCAGCCTTCGGCGGAACGGCAATATTGATTCGACGCAAGGTATTGACAGGCATCAGGAATTTGGCAATCATCACTTCACGATGCGTACCTTTCAGCAGACTTTCAGCCAGATGTCCGAAGAAAGAGTCGACAATATTTGCCTTCCGGTGCAGACCGATCACAATATCCGTAGCTTCATACTCTTTGATGGTATGGATAATCCCCGAAGCGATATTCAAATCATAACGACTCACCATCGTCACAGGCACATCAGCGGCAGCGGCAATCATGGCAGCCTTCTCCAGATTACGTTTACCCTGCTGTTCTTTCTTCTCCGAGCTATTATTATCATTGATAACGTTCAACGCCACCAATGCGTTTTTCTGCTTGGCATCCTTTATCACTAAAGCCAGATTAACCAGATCTTCAATCGTCTCCGGATTAGCGACTGGAATCAAGATTTGTTCCTTATTTATCTGTTTAGCTTCTTCTTCCTCTTGCACATTGTCATCCAAAGCAAAACGACGGGCCGAACGTTCGGTCACCAAAGAACTGATGATACAAGTGAACAGTATCATCACTACCGTACCGTTCAAGACATCGTCATTCAACAACCGCTCTCCATTCTCCATGATGATCTCGTGCCCTATCAATACCGCTGCCAATGTAGCCGCCGCCTGCGCATTACTCAGACCGAATATCATGCTCCGTTCGTTCGACTGCATCCGATAGACCTTTTGTGTGATCCAGGCAGCCAGCCATTTACTAAAGGTTGCCACCACTGTCATCACAACGGCTACCTTCAATGCTTCGCCTCCGGTAAACAGGCTTCTCACATCAATAATCATTCCGACACCAATCAGGAAATAGGGAATAAACAACGCATTTCCCACAAATTCCAACCGGTTCATTAAAGGAGATACATGGGGTATCAGGCGATTCAATACCAAACCGGCCAGAAAAGCTCCCAAGATTCCTTCCATTCCTACAAATTCCATCAATCCTCCTCCGAGGAAAACCATCGCCAGCACAAACACAAACTGCATCACGCTGTCATCATACTTCCGGAAGAACCAACGCCCGATACGGGGGAAAAAGAATACAATCAGGAATCCGAGGAAGGCCACTTTGACTACAAGAAATACCCAGAACCAGCCATCGGCAGTTCCCTTAAACATGCCTCCTATGACGGCAAGAATAATCAAAGCCAGAGTGACGGTGACAGCAGTACCACCAATGGTGATATTGACACTGCGTAAACGCGACAGTCCATAACGACTAATAATAGGATAGGCAATTAAGGTGTGGGAAGCATACATACTTGCCAACAATACTGCCGTGAGAAAACCGTACCCCAGCACACTCATACTGCTCCATATCCCCAACGCCATAGGAATCAGAAAGGTAAGCCAGCCGAACACGAAACTTTTCGTCCGGTTCTTCTTGAAATCCTCCATATCCATCTCGAGACCGGCAAGGAACATGATATAATAGAGTCCTACTTTGCCGAACAGTTCGAAACTACTGTCACGGTCGAGCACATGAAAGCCGTGCTCGCCAATCAGTACACCTGCCAGAATCATACCTATAATATGAGGTATATGGAGACGCCCCAGAATCATCGGAGCAAAAAGAATGATTATCAGTACCAAAAAGAATACCCAGGTCGGATCAGAAATAGGCAACGTTAAATGAAGATCAAACAGGTTCATAGACGGTGGTTTTAGGATTTCTCTGCAAAGGAACAAAAAAGTTCGCAGAATCACAATGAATGTTCTGACGTATTATCATTAGTCAATTACTCACCTTACTACTTCTTTTCCCCCGCTTACCTATCAGGATATATTTCGTTAGGCACTTTTATTTCGGATGACTATAGTCTTCCTTACGGATAACTATAGTTTCCCTTGCGAATAACTATAGTCAAACGCAAGGGAGACTATAGTCAAACGAAGTAATAATAGGCAATAAAGATAATCTAATCGGGCAACCCAACCAATCCGATTCGCGTCGCGACGGAGAAGGAGTCACTTTGCGTACAGTTATCCTGTCCCGATAACATCACCTGATGATACGTAAGGTTCAAGTAATCCGTCGAAAAGCTGAAATATTTCTCTCAAAAACAATGTTTATATACTAATTTGTTATAATTTTGCAGTCAAATCTTTCCGATTCGACAGGATGAAGGAGAGAAATTCAATATTCACAATTTAACAGAAGATAAAGATGAAAGTAGCTATTGTTGGCGTAAGCGGAGCCGTAGGACAAGAGTTCCTGCGCGTGCTCGATGAGAGAAATTTCCCGTTGGATGAGTTAGTTTTGTTCGGTTCTAAACGTAGTGCCGGAACAACCTATACTTTCCGCGGTAAACAGATCGAGGTGAAACTCTTACAACACAACGATGACTTTAAAGGGGTAGACATTGCTTTCACTTCTGCCGGTGCAGGAACATCCAAGGAGTTCGAAAAAACAATCACCAAGTATGGTGCTGTGATGATCGACAACTCCAGCGCTTTCCGTATGGATACCGATGTGCCTTTAGTGGTACCTGAAGTAAATGCAGAAGATGCATTGGAACGTCCGCGCGGTGTTATTGCCAATCCGAATTGTACGACTATCCAGATGGTCGTTGCACTGAAAGCCATCGAACAGCTTTCTCATATAAAAACCGTACACGTATCTACCTATCAGGCAGCAAGTGGTGCGGGTGCCGCTGCCATGGACGAATTGTACGAACAATATCGTCAGGTATTGGCTAATGAGCCTGTGACTGTGGAGAAGTTTGCCTATCAGTTGGCTTTCAACCTGATTCCGCAGATCGACGTGTTTACAGAAAACGGCTATACGAAAGAAGAGATGAAGATGTATAATGAAACGCGTAAGATCATGCATTCTGACGTAAAGGTTAGTGCAACTTGTGTACGTGTTCCCGCACTACGCGCTCACTCTGAAAGTATTTGGATAGAAACGGAACGTCCGATTTCCGTAGAAGAGGCTCGTGAAGCATTCGCTAACGGCGAAGGGCTGGTTTTACAGGACAATCCTGCCGAAAAAGAATACCCGATGCCGTTGTTCCTGGCAGGTAAAGACCCGGTATACGTAGGCCGTATCCGCAAAGATCTGACAAACGAAAACGGACTGACTTTCTGGATTGTAGGTGACCAGATCAAGAAGGGGGCTGCCCTGAACGCTGTTCAGATTGCCGAATATCTGATTAAAGTAAAAAATATCTAATATAGCGCGACTGGAAATAAGATCCGGACAACTATAGATAAGCCCGATAAATCAACCGGCTTGCACTGTGATGGCGATCACAATGCAAGCCGGTTTTTATTCTCCCAAGTGCAATCAAATAAAAATACCTATTTGCAAGTAGGGTAGGCTAATCAGTTGTAGGTATCTTCATTTAACCGAAATACCTATTTATGGCGATTGACGAAAATTCGGTTTTTACCGAATTTTGCACAAAAGTTATCTATGAAATATTGTATTTTTAATATAGCATTTTGGGGGCTACTGTTTTTCAATGTAGTTGAGGTCGCTGCTAATTCAAACATCTATACAATCTCGGGACGTGTGACCGAAGCCGAGACAAACTCCCCCTTACCCGGTGCTTCCATTCTCATTAAAGGTACCTATTTATGGGCCGTATCCAATCAGAAAGGAGAATTTACGATACATGGAGTACAGGAGGGAAAATATAATCTGGAGGTTTCTTTTCTTGGATATGTGCCGGCGACAATTCCCGTAAATGTACACAGCAATATCAATCACCTTCCTATCCTACTCAAAGAAAACACACTTGCACTGGATGATGTAGTCGTTACTGCACAAGCTCCCAAGAATGAATTGAATACCACACTCACTATCGGAAATAATGCGTTGGAACACCTACAGGTGTCGAACGTGAGCGATATCTCCGCTCTCCTTCCGGGAGGAAAGACCCGAGTGCCGGATCTCACCGCCAACCATATCTTCTCCTTACGTGACGGAGGGTCAACAGCCGGTAATGCCGCATTCGGAACAGCTGTGGAAGTGGATGGGGTCCGTATTGGAAACAATGGTTCGTTTGGCAAGATGAGCGGAGTGGATACCCGGCATATTACTGTCGCGAATATTGAATCGGTAGAGGTCATCACCGGAGTGCCTTCGGCAGAATATGGAGACTTGAATAGTGGAATGGTCAAGATTCACACCCGAAAAGGAAAAACACCCTGGAACATATTGCTATCTGTCAATCCTCGCACCGAACAGGTTTCATTTGCCAAAGGATTGGATTTAGGAAACGACAAAGGAGTCATCAACATAAACGGTGAGTGGACCAAAGCTACTCAGAAGTTGGTATCTCCCTATTCTTCTTATACGAGGAGGGGATTCTCTGCCGGATATAGCAACACATTCCGCAACGTATTGAGATTCGACATCGGTGTTACAGGCAATATCGGAGGAATGAATACCAAAGATGATCCCGATGCCTATTCGGGAGAATACAAGAAAGTGAGAGATAACGTATTCCGGGCAAACACGTCACTCGCCTGGCGGATCAATCAATCGTGGATAACCAACCTCAAGTTCGACGCATCGATATATTACAATGATAACAACTCCCACGCGCATACGTTCTACTCGTATGCATCGGAGCAACCGGCTGTTCATGCCATGCAGGAAGGATATTTTATGGCAAACAAACTGCCATATACCTACTTTGCCGACCCAATCATCGACTCCAAAGAGCTGGATTATGCCGCGTCATTAAAGTACGAATGGAACAGGCGGTTGAAGGCTGTAAACAGCAACCTGAAAGCGGGTGTTCAGTGGAAAGCAACAGGAAATGTGGGTCAAGGAGAATTTTACCAAGATCCTTCATTGGCTCCGAACGGCTACCGCCCCCGCCCTTACACGACTTATCCATATATGCATAATGTTTCAGTTTATGCAGAAGAGAGTCTGTCATTTCCCGTGGGAAATACCATGCTTAGACTGATGGCAGGGGTGCGTTGGGAACATTTGTTTATCAAGGGAACGAACTATAAAAATCTGAATACTCTATCTCCACGTTTCAATGCCAGATGGCAGTTGAACGAATCTATCGCTATCCGTGGCGGTTGGGGAATTACCGAAAAACTGCCCTCTTTCCATACCTTGTACCCCCAACAGGAATATCGGGACATACAGACCTTCGGCTTTTCCTATAATAAGATGGAATCATCTTATATATATTATAGTCAGCCCTACACGTTATTGCACAATGAGAACCTCCGGTGGCAACGGAATCAGAACGCAGAAATCGGTCTGGACGTCAACATCGCCCGTACCAACATTTCATTAGTCGGCTATTTCAACCGTACCAAGCTGCCGTATAAATACACAAATACCTATACTCCGTTCTCCTACGATGTTCTCCAATTGCCGGAGGGATTCACGATGCCTGCTAATCCGCAAATCCATGTGGACAACCAGACAGGAATGGTTTACATACGCGACAATGCATCCAGTTACTGGACTCCTATGGATGTCAAAGTGACCGACCGGACTTTTGTAAAGTCAACGTCTCCCGACAATGGGAGGGACGTGATTCGTCGCGGAGCGGAAATGATCGTTGATTTCCCGGAAATCACGCCGATTCGCACCCAGTTCCGGATAGATGCGGCTTATACTTATACGAAAAATATCGACCACTCTTTATCGTATTATTATCAGAATGGATGGTCGCACACCAGTCTCGCCAATCGTTCTTACCAATATGTAGGTATCTACGCCAATGGAGACAACTTATCGAGTACAGCCAACGGCAAGCGCACCCACTCGCTGGATGCCAATGTCACAGCCATCACCCGCATTCCCAAAGCCAGACTGATTATCTCGTGTCGGCTGGAAGGTTCGCTAGTGAAGCGTTCGCAGAATATCTCCGAATACCAAGGAAAAGAATATGCGTTCAATGTGAGTGAAAACGGTAATGTCCCAACCGGAGGAAGTATCTATGACGGCAATTCCTATACTGCTATCTGGCCCGTGGCATACCTCGATCTGAATAATGAGATGCATCCTTTCACGCCAGCGGAAGCCGCGAATCCGGAATTTTCCTACCTGATACGCAAATCGGGCAATGCCTATACATTCGCTGCAGACGGATATGATCCTTATTTTTCTGCCAATATCAATATCACCAAAGAGATTGGAGACTATGTATCCCTTTCTCTCAATGCGATTAATTTCACCAACTCACGGCCTTATGTAAAATCTCATGCAACGGGTGTAAGCGCTCTTTTCACCCCGGATTTCTATTATGGACTTACTTGCCGCATCAAATTCTAACTATATGAAGCAATCCATCTACATATTACTACTCACAGTGACCGGCATCTTTACAGGATGCACGGATATCGATAAAGAGAATCCGTATGACAACCAATTGCACAGCCTGCAGGTTATCGCCGTATATCCGGACGGATACACGGAGCATCTCCGGGAAGGAGTGACGGTAAAGATTGAAGATGTCGACCGTGGAAATTCTTACAAGGCTAAAACCGACAAGAATGGGGTGGCGCAATTTTCTCTGACCCAAGGTATATACCGTGTGCAAATCAGTGACAAAGACGGACAGGATATTTTCAACGGGTTAGCTGATCATGTAAAGCTGACCGGTAGTGATATTTCTCTTCATCTTCCGCTGATTCATTCCAGAGCCGGAACGATCGTGATTAAAGAGATTTACTGCGGGGGATGTAGCAGGTTACCGCTGGAAGGGAATTATCAGTCCGACAAGTACATGATCCTGCATAATAACGGCTCGGAAGTGCAATATCTGGATAGCTTGTGTTTCGGAGCGCTCGATCCTTACAATTCACAAGCCACCAATGTATGGGTGACACAGGACGAAGCAACCGGAGCAACCATCTTCCCCACCTTCGCTCCTATCGCACAATGCATCTGGCAGTTTGGCGGTACCGGCAAAACTTTTCCGCTTCAACCGGGAGAGGATGCGGTGATTGCCATCAACGGAGCAGTTGACCATGCGGCACAATATCCGCAATCTGTGAATCTGAACAAACCCGGATATTTTGTATGTTACAACAATGTTTATTTCCCGAACACACAATATCATCCGGCTCCCGGCGATCGGATTACACCGGATCATTACCTGAACGTAGTGTTGAAAACAGGACAGGCGAACGCTTATACATTCTCCATCTTTTCTCCGGCCACGATTATTTTTAAAGCCAAGGATACTACGATACAGGACTTCGTTCTTAAAGAAGGCAGCGTCATACAGAAGCCGGGAAGCACCACCGAACGGGTGATAACGGTACCGTTTGACTGGGTGATTGATGGGACGGAGGTGTATTATGGCGGTTCCTCCAGCAATAAAAAGCGCATTTCCCCATCCATCGATGCGGGATATGTCACTCAAAGTGCCACGTACAACGGACGCAGTTTATGCCGTCATGTGGATGAAAAGGCGACACAGGAAGAGGGTTATGAAGTACTGGTAGATACGAACAATTCTTCTACCGATTTTTATGAACGGGAAAAACAATCTTTGCATGAGTGAGATGAAGAAAATATATATAACAGGTCTTTGGATTCTATGTCTGACATCCGGAGTTTCGGCGCAGACTTATGACATCATCGAACGCCGTAACTCTTGGAATGCCGGGGCAAATGTCACCGGCATCATGACGGACAGTCTCTCTGCTTCTTATGCCGAACTGTACGGAAAGAATAACCACGGTGATTTCCGCAACTATTACGAAGCAAAAGAAGCATGGAGTGCCGGAGCGGTAGCAAAGTCCATCACTCATCTGAAAGGCTATTCGCTGACAGGTTCATTCTCCTTCGACCATACTTCCGGCAGGGATATGAGCGGTTCGATGTTCACCCACCCGGGATTTTATCCCGTCAATCTCCTGGAGTTCACGCCCGGACGTAAAAACTTACAAACCTATACTTTCATGGGTGGTATTGCAACCGATATTGCACCCAACTGGCGATTGGGAGGAAAGATTGACTTTGCCGCATCCAACTATTCCAAACGAAAAGACTTGAGGCATACCAATTACCGGCTGGATTTGAAAATAGTTCCCAGCGTCATGTATCATTCAGGAGATATGGCAATCGGGGTTTCCTATATCCTCGGTAAAAACAGCGAATCTGTGAAAGCAGAAGTCATCGGCACAGCCGAGAAATCTTACAATGCTTTTCTGGATAAAGGGCTTATGTATGGAACCTACGAGGCATGGGACGGTAGCGGAATCCATCTCAGCGAATCGGGTATCAACGGTTTCCCCATCAAAGAATGGTTGAACGGGGGAGCCTTGCAGCTTCAATGGAAAGGTTTTTACGGAGATATTGAATACACATACTCTTCAGGTTCTGCCGGTGAAAGAGATGCCATCTGGTTTAAATTCCCCACTCACCGGATTACTTCCCAGTTGAGTTACCATTTCAAACAGGAGAAGAAAGAGCATTTTTTACGGCTGAACCTGCAATGGTCACATCTGGTCAACAACGAGAATGTGATAACTAAAGAAACGATGAACGGGATAACGACTACTTATATACACGGGGCCAACCGCATTTTTGAGCAGGACGTTTTCTCCGTCCATCCTGAATATGAATTCATAAGTCCCCGCACGGAACTTCGCTTGGGAACGAATATATCAACATCCAGGCGACTGGCCACACAGATGTATCCTTATGTGGTTTCGGAAAAGATGCTTTGCAGCCAAACTTATATCTCCAATGTACTTCATTGGGGCAAACTCGACCTGAAAGCGGCTGCATCCTTTACCATAGGAAACTTTACCGAGAAAAACAGGACTACGGCAACAGGTATGGAGCCGGGGGATCCGCCTTATCGGCTGACTGATTATTACCATCTGAGAAATGAATATGCAACCGCCCCGCAGGCGACATTTCATCTCGGATTGCGCTATTATTTCAACGATGAAATTTATGCGGAAATACAGGGTAGTTATACACACGGTTTCAATCTTCAATACATAGATGGTTCGAACCGTTGGAACGAGACTATCAAATTAGGATATATTTTTTGAAAACAATGAATATATATATAAACTAAATTTATTAAGCAATGAAAAAGAGTTTGACATTTATCTTCGCAGCAGCACTTTTGGTATCTTGCCAACAAGAGGAGAATGAAGCCACGACTCCTGCAAACAGTCGCATCACCATCTCTCCTGTGATTACACGTGCTACGGAAGTTAACTTTGAAACCGGAGATAAAATCGGTGTTACAATTACCCAAAACGGTGACTTCGTATATGCGGAAAACAAACCGATGACATACAATGACGGAGTATTTGCCAGTGATTTACTTTGGTACCCGGAAGGAAACGACAAATCGCAAATAGTAGCCTATTATCCTTATAGAGAAGGTAATACTCCGGCTTCATTTTCTGTAAAGACCGATCAGACCAGCGGATATGGAGCATCGGATTTCATGGCAGCAAAGAAATCGGATGTGCTTCCGACTGCAAACGCTATAAGCATGAATTTTAAGCACTTGCTTACCAAACTGGTGATTCATGTAACGAAGGATGTAGAAGCAAACATCTCGTCCATCGTATTGAAAGGCTCTATCCCGACCGCGACTCTTGATTTGTCAGCTCTCACAGTGACTGCTGATGCAAACGCCTCTGCTACAAGTATTGTTGCACAGGCCGTTAAAGCGAATGAGACATACCGCGCTATTATCGTTCCCCAAACAGTGGCCTTGACACTTGAAGTAGCAACATCTGACGGTAAGACCTTGTCGCAAAAGCTCACTTCTACCACTTTGGCACAAGGAGGACAATACAGTGTCAACATTCGCGTGTTACCTGACGATATAAAAGTCATACTTAGTGGTGACATTGAAAACTGGACAGATGAGGGCGAAATCGGGGCTGATAATGAAATTCCTTTCGAAGAACATCTCGATCAGAACTATTTCCTGTATGACAATGTGAAATATAAGACGGTAACTCTCTCAAACGGTACGACATGGATGGCAGAAGCGCTTATCTATTTACCGAAAGGATATACTCCTTCAAGTGATCCAACGGTAGATTCACATATCTGGTATCCTTATGAGATCGTGGATGGGGTAGCAAAAGCCTTAACTTCCGAAGCTGCAATTAAAGAATCAGGGTATCTCTATGACTTAGAAGCAGCACTAGGTCAGAAAATTACAGAAGAGAACTTTGCTTCTTTTGAAGGGAAACAAGGTATCTGTCCAAAGGGTTGGCATATACCAACACGTACCGATTATTTCAATCTTGTAGGTAATTCCAATGCAGCAGAAGGAGAAACCGGACAGCAATATAAAGAAGATGCACTCTTCTATGATAAGGATTATCAAGCCGCCAAAGTCCAATCATTTATCGATGCAGGATTTAACTATCCGATTTCGGGTGTACGTATGTCCACGGGGTATTCATCCACTCCAAGATATCAAACAGTTACTACGAACAGCACCAATTGCAGCAAAGAAGAATGGTATAACAAATGTACAACAACCTATTACATGACCTCAACAGCCTACAAAGTCGCTAAAAAAGCCGATGTAGTAAGCAATATTCAATATTTTTCACTCATGGGGGCATTTGCGAAGAATAATCCAGAGGGGAAAGTCTCAGTAAGTTTTGCCAGCATACTTTGCGGACAAGCAATTCGTTGCGTAAAAGATCAAGCCGGCAACTAAAGGATTCATATTTGTT contains these protein-coding regions:
- a CDS encoding ComEA family DNA-binding protein, yielding MWKDFLYYTKTERQGIIVLVVLILGVYAAPKLFSFFSRVEDTGCAENEKFDKEYNDFISSLRETQPRPKSDHSFQSSPQREIKLAMFDPNTADSATFLSLGLPSWMARNILRYRNKQGKFRHPEDFRKIYGLTEEQYRTLYPYIQIRKDFNSKDTVRLLTIPSIQRDTLMKYSPGTIISLNSADTTELKKIPGIGSSIARMIVNYRERLGGFSRIEQLQEIHLKVDKLRPWFSIDTHQTRRINLNKAGMERMMHHPYINYYQAKAIIEYRKKKGPLKSLKQLSLYEEFTPTDLERIEPYICYN
- a CDS encoding ThiF family adenylyltransferase, which codes for MVKEKLMDRNDWQQRTKLLLGEEKIERIRNAHVLVVGLGGVGAYAAELICRAGVGRMTIVDADTVQLTNLNRQLPAMHSTLGRTKAEVLAARYRDINPAIELTVLSVYLKDENIPELLDAGTYDFIVDAIDTISPKCFLIYEAMRRHIKIVSSMGAGAKSDITQVRFADLWETYHCGLSKAVRKRLQKMGMKRKLPVVFSTEQADPKAVLLTEDEQNKKSTCGTVSYMPAVFGCYLAEYVIKRL
- a CDS encoding cation:proton antiporter: MNLFDLHLTLPISDPTWVFFLVLIIILFAPMILGRLHIPHIIGMILAGVLIGEHGFHVLDRDSSFELFGKVGLYYIMFLAGLEMDMEDFKKNRTKSFVFGWLTFLIPMALGIWSSMSVLGYGFLTAVLLASMYASHTLIAYPIISRYGLSRLRSVNITIGGTAVTVTLALIILAVIGGMFKGTADGWFWVFLVVKVAFLGFLIVFFFPRIGRWFFRKYDDSVMQFVFVLAMVFLGGGLMEFVGMEGILGAFLAGLVLNRLIPHVSPLMNRLEFVGNALFIPYFLIGVGMIIDVRSLFTGGEALKVAVVMTVVATFSKWLAAWITQKVYRMQSNERSMIFGLSNAQAAATLAAVLIGHEIIMENGERLLNDDVLNGTVVMILFTCIISSLVTERSARRFALDDNVQEEEEAKQINKEQILIPVANPETIEDLVNLALVIKDAKQKNALVALNVINDNNSSEKKEQQGKRNLEKAAMIAAAADVPVTMVSRYDLNIASGIIHTIKEYEATDIVIGLHRKANIVDSFFGHLAESLLKGTHREVMIAKFLMPVNTLRRINIAVPPKAEYESGFSKWVEHFCRMGSILGCRVHFFANERTLMRVQQLVKKRHAGTPTEFSILEEWEDLLLLTGQVNYDHLLVVISARRGSISYDPSFERLPTQLGKYFSNNSLIILYPDQFGEPQEIVSFSDPRGYNESQHYEKVGKWFYKWLKKN
- a CDS encoding aspartate-semialdehyde dehydrogenase, with amino-acid sequence MKVAIVGVSGAVGQEFLRVLDERNFPLDELVLFGSKRSAGTTYTFRGKQIEVKLLQHNDDFKGVDIAFTSAGAGTSKEFEKTITKYGAVMIDNSSAFRMDTDVPLVVPEVNAEDALERPRGVIANPNCTTIQMVVALKAIEQLSHIKTVHVSTYQAASGAGAAAMDELYEQYRQVLANEPVTVEKFAYQLAFNLIPQIDVFTENGYTKEEMKMYNETRKIMHSDVKVSATCVRVPALRAHSESIWIETERPISVEEAREAFANGEGLVLQDNPAEKEYPMPLFLAGKDPVYVGRIRKDLTNENGLTFWIVGDQIKKGAALNAVQIAEYLIKVKNI
- a CDS encoding ABC transporter ATP-binding protein codes for the protein MIKLEGITKSFGSLQVLKGIDLEINKGEIVSIVGPSGAGKTTLLQIMGTLDEPDAGMVAIDGTVVSRMKEKELSAFRNKNIGFVFQFHQLLPEFTALENVMIPALIAGVSSKEVHERAVKILDFMGLVDRASHKPNELSGGEKQRVAVARALINEPAVILADEPSGSLDTHNKEDLHQLFFDLRDRLGQTFVIVTHDEGLAEITDRTVHIVDGMIKKD